The Chitinophaga pinensis DSM 2588 region CCTTCGCCTTTTGCATTGGCAAGATTGTAGGTAAGTGGCAGCATGGTATAAGGGATGCGTTGTGGAGAACGCATGTCCGTGATAATAACTGCGGCTTTATCTTTTCCTAATGTGCCCAATCCGATCTGGACTACTTGCATATAAGACTTCAGGGTGTTGATCGTCAGTTCTGCAGCAGAAGCTGTTTGCGGACCAGTAAGAATAAATACACGTTGTAGAGACAGTCTGCCGGATGATAGCCCGCTGAAGGCTAAAGGACCACCACTTTCAGGCACAGAAAGCGCTGATTTATAGGAAACCGTACGCTGTCCCATGTTGTTATTTCCGCTGTATTTTGCAAACACACTGTTCTCATTAATCCCTGGTGCGATCAGGGCATTCAGTAAAGCAGCTCCGGCTACGCTGCCTCCGGCATTATAACGCAGATCCAGTATGAGCTCTGTTGCGCCTGCATCTTTAAACTGTTTAAAAGCACTCAGCACATTCGCATTGTAATAATCGTCAAAAGCATTGTAAAACAGATAAGCAAGGGTCTTTCCGTTGATGTGCCGTATACTTTGTTTGTAGATCGGTTGTTCGCGGATGGTCCGTGCGGTGAGGGGGATATCTGCTCCTTTCTGTACGGTATTGCCATTGATGGTGGCCATGCCGAGTACTGCATTGCCGCTATTCAATATCTCCTCACTGAGCGAAGCCGCATTGGCAATTGTCAGGGTAGTGCCGTTGATGGCCGTAAAAAAATCTCCTCTTTTTATACCCAGTATAGCTGCGCCGGAACCTGGTACGACCAGCCCGGTCACTCCGATTGCACCGCCAGGCGCTGCCGGGTAACTGATGACATTGAAGGTAATGCCAAAGGAGTAGAGCATGGATTTGGGAAGACTGGAAGGATCATCCTGCTGATAGATGACAGAAAAACGGTCTGTCTTGTCTTTCAGTCCGGCAAAGAATGCTGCGGCAGCAGGCTGACTATCCGCCAGGGCTGGCAGTCCGTTATTCCACAAATAGAAATATCGCATACTATCCAGTATCCAGGTATTGATCTCCTGCCGGGTAACAGGTCCGGTAGGGGCCTCTGGCTTGACCACATCATCTTTTTTACAGGCAATGAGCAGTAAAGATAAGGTCAGGGCAGTAAGGGGTTTACGGTACATATCGGAATGGGTTGATTGACTTACATATCGTAATGGGCCATCATTTCCCGCCTGATATATTGCAGGGCGAGGTTGAGGTGATTTCTTACGGTGGTGGGCGACAGACTTAACTGGTCTGCAATCTCTTTGTGACTTTTCCCTTTGTCGCGGCTAAGCAGATAAATGTTCCGGCGTTGTTCCGGCATCTGTTCGATCAGTTTGTGAACCTGTTCAGTGAATTCTTTGCGCATCAGCGTATCTTCATCCCCCCTGTCAGAAGAGACCTGGTTGGATGACAGTTGTGATAATGATTTTCTCTCACGGTATAGTTTTCTCGTTTCATCAATCACAATATGTTTTACAAATACGAATAGGAGGGGGAATACATCCTGGTCTTTATGCACCTTATGGATGTTTTCCCATAGTTTGATGAAACATTGTTGTGTCACTTCCTCCGCCCGTTGCCGGTCGTCGGTAAGTTTGAATGCGAACCGGTACACCTTTTCCCTGTTGGCTTCAAATAATTGACCAAAGAGTATCCTGGATGGGTTATCAGACATAGAGTTTGATATATGGTTGCTATAATGGAAAATAAATGTAAGCAGTACATGTTACTTGAATGTTAAGGTTGAACAGCAGCGGATTTCAGCGGATGGAAACGGTAGTCTGAGTGTCTATTATAAACAATTTCATCAATTTATATACATTTGCCTCATGTCTACAGAATTGTACAATAAAATATTTGATCAGTGTATTGCTGATTATCATGTGCACAATAGTGTGCATCATCCTATCCACAATCCTTATGGAAAATCAGCTTTTGAATACCTGCTGTATCTGAAAAACTGGATTGACACCGTGCAGTGGCACCTGGAAGATATCATCCGTGATCCATTGATTGACCCGGCAAGAGCACTGGAAATCAAGCGTTGGATTGACCGTTCCAACCAGGAACGTACTGATGTAGTGGAGTATATCGACAGCTATTTCCTCGATCAATATAAAAATATAACTCCTGGTGCCGGCGCTACCATGAATACGGAAAGTCCGGCATGGGCCATCGACAGACTGTCTATCCTGGCACTCAAAATCTACCACATGCGTGAAGAGGCGACCCGTCCGGATGCTACACCGGAACACCGGGATACCTGTCAGCGTAAACTGGATATTCTGCTGGAACAACGTCAGGATCTGGGAGGTGCTATTACACAGCTGCTGGAAGACATTGCTGCCGGCAAAAAATATATGAAAGTGTACAAGCAGATGAAGATGTACAACGATCCTACCTTAAATCCGGTGCTCTACAAGGGGAAATAACTTATGCCTGAAAAACTGAGAACAATACTGGCGATCCGGTTTTCTGCCATGGGAGACGTAGCAATGACAATTCCCGTGATGCAGCAGGTATTGGAACAAAACCCTGGTACACAGATCATTTTCGTATCAAACAGGAACTGGGGTGCACTTTGTGCCGGTATTCCCCGGCTGACTTTTTTTCCGGCCGATCTGAAAGGCACACACAAGGGATTTAAAGGTCTGTACCGGCTTTTCCGGGAAATCAGCAAGGCGCATAAAATTGACGCCGTTGCTGACCTTCACCATGTATTGCGCTCACAGATCGTACGTTCCTTTTTCCGGCTGAGTGGCCGTAAAGTAGCTGCGATCGATAAAGGCAGGGCCGAAAAGAAAGCACTTGCCCGTCCGGAAGAAAAAGTACTGATACCTTTAACCAGCACTATAGAGCGATATGCGACCGTTTTCAGGCAATTGGGGCTCCCGGTTACTATTTATCCAAAACAGCCTGTATTTGGCCGTCAGGAGTTAACAGCGGCCATACAGGAAGTCACCGGACCCAAAAACGGAGATAAGTGGATCGGATTGGCGCCATTTGCCACCTATAAGGAGAAAACATATCCCCTGGCTAAAATGGAGGAAGTGCTGGCGGCACTCGTGAAAAAGAAGCAGACAAAAGTACTGCTGATGGGAGGGGGCGCCGCAGAAGTCACACAACTGACCACATTGGCTGTAAAGTATCCGGAAGCAATCATCGTAGCAGGCAGGTTCCGTCTGCCGGAAGAAATGGCTACCATCAGCAATATGGATACCATGATCAGCATGGACTCCGCCAATATGCACCTGGCTTCTCTTTTTGGCGTACCGGTCGTTTCCGTCTGGGGTGCTACGCATCCTTTTGCCGGCTTTATGGGTTTCGGACAAACAGAGGACAATGCCGTACAACTGGAAAGCCTTTCCTGTCGTCCTTGTTCCATATTTGGTAATAAGCCCTGTTTTCGCGGTGATCATGCCTGTATGGAGTGGATTCCACCTGCTGCAATCACTGAGAAAGTGACAAAAGTGGTCGGCGAATCCTAATTTTTTAAAACTTTTTTTTGTAGATTAGGAAAAAATACTAATTTCGCCATCCCAAAACACGGTGAGCCGCAGTACAAAGGGACTAAGACAGATATTGATCTGTTTATCTCTTCAGGAAACGAAAACATCGGTTTGTGGCTAAAAGGAAAGAAGATATTTTAAAGATATAGTTTGTCCTATAGTATAATGGTAGTACATCTGATTTTGGTTCAGACTGTCTAGGTTCGAATCCTGGTAGGACAACGAAAAAAACCGCTCTCGCAGCGGTTTTTTTTATGCGCGTATTTTCTTCGCCAGCAGACCTGCCCTGAAATTCATTCGTAATTTGTCTCGTTGTATTTTAATTTTGCGCTTAATATCCGGGGACGGTTAAATTATTGAGCAATGAATTTCTATACACGTAAATGGGTAAAACCTGAAGACCTGAATGCACACGGAACTTTATTTGGAGGCAGTCTGCTGCGTTGGATAGACGAAGAGGCAGCTATTTACAGTATCATTCAGCTGGGTACCAACAGATGTGTAACAAAATACATGTCGGAGATCAACTTCGTAAGCTCAGCCAAACAGGGCGATATTGTAGAGCTGGGGATAAAGGCGACTCATTTTGGCAGAACTTCCCTGACATTGGCCTGCCAGGTCAGGAATAAGATCACACAGAAAGTGATTCTGACTGTGGATAAAATGGTATTTGTCAGCGTAGATGAAAACGGTACGCCATGGCCGCACGGTCGTACGAAGATCACCTATACAGATGAGCGCCTGCGCGAAGATGAATAGTGTTAGGAAAGTGTATTTACCAATATACAACCTTTAAGAATCTCCATCTTGACAAAGGAGTCGGTTTCCTGGAAACCGGCATCCAACCATAGCTGCTTACACTGGGGATTGGCATAGAGTATTTTCAGGGGGCGCTGCCGCCGCTGAAGACTTTCTTTCACCTTACCTATGAATGCCTCCATGATGGTTTCATCGAAGGGGTTAAACATAAAAATAACGCCTACATGCTCAGGAATGGTGTACTCCCGGGCATCTTCACAGGCTATATTGATCTGGATGTTTTTATATCGGTCATACAAGGTGTCACGCATCCGGATAGATGCCTGATAGAGGCGGGGAGAGAAGTCAATGCCCGCCAGCGCCCGGAAGCCATATGCAGCACCCATCGCGAGCACCCTTCCTCTGCCACAACCTACATCGAGCAGTGTGGTGGACAGGTCTGTCGCCTGTACATGATCAAGCAGCCAGGTGGCAGTATAATAATTCACAGGTTCATACATGGCTACATGTTTCCTGTCTTCTGCTGATACTTCTGTCGCCAGACTTTCTGTGCCAATCGTACGGATGCCATATTTCTTCTCTCCACGGATTTCATGCCTGATAATGAAAATAGCCAGGTCAATGCCCCAATGCCATCCGACGTAAATAAAATATAACAGGTACCTCATAATGTTCGTTGCACTCCAATCCGCTTACAGCAGGACTATTCTCAGGTTGTAGGGTATAAGAATAACGCGCTAAATGTAAGCAAATTCCGGGAGATGAGACCGGAGGCCAGTGCTACTGATCGCTGTCTTTCAGCCTTGGCTGATGCAACTGTACAGGTTTTGTACTTTTTGATTTCATCTTCAGATTCAGCATCTCAATAAATACAGAGAATGCCATGGCAAAATAGATATACCCTTTAGGGATATGCTGCTCAAAGCTTTCTGCGATCAGTGAAACACCGATCAGTAAGAGGAACGAAAGCGCCAGCATTTTCACCGTAGGGTGTTTATTCACAAAATTACTGATGCCTTCCGCCGCTACCACCATGACGCCTACAGCAATAATAACCGCAACGATCATGATCTGGATATGATCGGCCATACCCACCGCCGTGATCACAGAATCAAGGGAAAATACAATATCCAGCAGCAGGATCTGGATGATCGTACGGGTAAAACTCGCAGGTTTAACTGGTCCGGAGCTGTGTTCTCCTCCCTCCAGCTTTTCATGGATCTCCGCAGTGCTTTTATAGATCAGGAACAGGCCGCCTATCAACAGGATAAGATCCCTGCCGGAAATAGCCGTTGCTTCCAGCCATTTTTCGGAATGAATACCTATCCATTCGCCGGCATTAAAAAGAGGGGTGGTGAGAGACATGATCCAGCTGATAGACAATAACAGCAGGATGCGCACAAACATCGCCAGTGTCAGACCAAGACGACGTGCTTTTTTCTGTTTTTCTGCAGGAAGTTTGCCTGCCAGGATAGAAATGAAAACAATGTTGTCAATGCCCAGTACAATTTCAAGTACGCTTAAAGTCAAAAGGCTGATCAGCGAGTCTATAGTAAACAGGCCCTCAGCGGAAAAAATATTTTCCATGTTTAGTTCGCATTAAGTTGATACGGCAATCTTACATTTTTTTTGTCTTACCCAAAATTCCATTTGATAGCCGGCGGATCATTCCTCCGAAAATAAAGTAATGGAAAGGAAGCATTGTAAACCAGTAGAGTCTGCCCCATAAGCCTCGGGGGCGAAATGTAGCAGTTTGTCTTAGTATAGACTGATTGTCTTTTTCCGTTATCTGAAATTCCAGCCAGGCCTCTCCAGGAAGCTTCATTTCCGCAAATAATAAAAGTCTTCGTTGTTTCTTATCTGCAACCAGCACCCGCCAGAAATCAAGGGCGTCGCCCGCATGTATATCTATGGGATCCCGTCTGCCTCTGCGCAGCCCTACACCTCCTGCAAGTTTATCGAGAAAACCACGTATCCGCCACAGCGTGTTTGCATAGTACCAGCCGTTATTGCCTCCTATCCTCCAGATATTATTAAGGACAAGTGTGTCATCCTGTTCAATGGTAATCTGCTGCTCATCTTTCAGGCAACCAAAACTGGGCACTTCAATGTTATCCATCCACGTCTGAGGTGTGTTAGCTGATGAAAAAGAATCTTTCCAGCTGCTTGTCACAAGATTCTGCTCTATTTTGCCAAATGCCAGCTCAACAGCCTGTTCGTAAGTGAGTAAATGTATGCCCAGATCTGCAGCAAGTTGGTTCGGCCTCGCTGTTACATCCACTTTCATGCTGTCAACAAGATTGACTGCAAGTTTGTAAGAGGTAGATGTAATGAAATAAAGCCAGTAAGAAGAGAGCCGGGGCGTCATAACAGGTAGGGTAAGAATATATCTTTTCAGCTTCCTGACCGCTGCATATTGCAGTAATAGCTGTTTATAAGTAAGTACTTCCGGACCCGCTATGTCATAATTAGCGTGATAGGTGTCCTTTTTCCCCAATACACCACATAAAAAGAAAATGACGTCTCTGATACCGATAGGCTGACAACGGGTGTTCAGCCATCGCGGTGTGACCATGACGGGCAATTTCTCTACCAGGTCCCGGATGATCTCAAAAGAGGCGCTTCCCGAGCCAACAATAATACCTGCCCTTAATGCTGTCAGCGGAACAGGCCCTTCTTTCAGGATATTCTCCACCATTAACCGGGAGCTAAGATGCCTGGAAAGCTCCTGTTGATTGACTATTCCGGTCAGATAGATCACCTGCTGGCAATTTGTAGCACTGATCAGCCGCACAAATGTTCTTGCAGAATCCGCTTCTTTTTCCTCAAATTGTCCACCGCTGCTCATGGAGTGTACCAGGTAATAGGCTACGTCAATATCGCGGGGAAAGGTGGCCGCCTGTGGTTGCAGAAAGTCAATCTCAATAACATCTACCGGATAGTTATGCTGCTGGTTAAACCTGTCCTTATCTCTTACACAACAGGTAATGTGATGACCCTGTTCCAGTAATACCGGAATTAATCGTTGACCTATGTAGCCATTTGCGCCTGTAAGCAGTATATTCACGATAAATGTTATTGATATGCAGGTTATTTACTACAAAATCTGCACCAGTACAGCAGTGAACTTTTATGGTTAAAAAACACGGAAAACCCATACTTATTAAATACTTTTGTTGCATTAACCCTAGTCTGAAGATATATGAGTATAAAAGTAATTGCCTTTGATGCGGACGATACATTATGGATCAATGAACCCTATTTCCGCGAAACAGAAGCTGAGTTTTGCCAACTGATGGAAAGCTATTTACCACAGCACACCGTCGCACGTGAACTATTGCAGACAGAGATCAAAAACCTGTCCCTGTACGGGTATGGTATTAAAGGATTTATGCTGTCAATGATAGAAACAGCCCTGACGGTCTCCAATAAAACCATTGATATCAGTGCAGTGGAAAAGATCATCGAATATGGCAAAGCACTGCTGGCCAGGCCGGTAGAAATTCTGGAGGGCGTCCCTGAAGTACTTTCCGCACTGAAAGATCATTATCGCCTGGTGGTCGCTACCAAGGGAGATCTGCTGGACCAGGAACGTAAACTGCGTAACTCCGGCGTCCTGCATTATTTCCACCATGTAGAAGTAATGTCCGATAAACAGGAAGGCGATTACCGCAAACTGTTAAAACACCTGGATATCACGCCTGATCAGTTCCTGATGATCGGCAATTCCCTGAAATCAGACGTATTGCCTGTCCTGGGTATCGGTGGAAGCGCCATTCATATTCCCTATCACATCACCTGGGAACATGAACATGTAGACGTACATATCGACAACCCTAATTTCAGACAGGTCGGAAATATTGCCGACGTGTTGCCATTGTTGTATGCGCCATCGCTGTAAACCATAACCAGTAATTTTTACTGAGTAACCATCCTATACTGTCTCCACAGTAGCGGGCATTTCTGTTGCTTTTTAATGTGTATTATTAAGCAGGATTTCCTATTTTGTAGCCCACGTTAAAATTCCATATTACTCACTACTCAAGTCAAACAAATGAAAATTAAATGGATGGTGTGTTGTGCACTTCCAGTGGTTTTCATGTTACCACTGGTGGCACAAGCCGGCATCAAACAGGTCTCACCCGGCGCCTACACTCCTCCCGCGTACGAAGCGTTACGCCTGGGTAATGTTAAACCCACGGGCTGGCTCAAACGTCAGCTGCAGATTATGCGTAAGGGATCATCCGGTCATCTGGATGAATATTACAGCAAGATTAAAAACGATAACGGCTGGCTCGGTGGCCGTGGCGACGGCTGGGAGGAAACTCCTTACTGGCTGGACGGCGCATTGCCACTCGCTTATCTGCTGGATGACGCCGTACTGAAAGATAAGGTGCTCCGTTATGTTAACTGGACAATGGACCACCAGCGTAAAAGCGGTTATTTTGGTCCGCTGACCAATGCTGAAATTACCCGACAGGTGGATATCGATGCGGCGCATGCCGCAGAAGGAGAGGACTGGTGGCCTAAAATGGTCATGCTGAAAGTATTACAGCAGTATTACTCCGCTACAGAAGACAAACGCGTGATCAAATTCATGTCCAGGTATTTCCGTTATCAGCTGGAAGCACTGAAAGTAGCCCCGGTAGGTAAATGGACAGAATGGGCGCAATCCCGCGGAGCTGAAAATGTGATGATGGCCCAATGGCTGTATAGCATTACTGAAGATGATTACCTGCTGGAACTGGCGGAGACGATCGAACAACAGTCCTTTCCCTGGACAACCTGGTTTGGTAACAGGGATTGGGTGATCAATACCACTACCTATCGGAACAACACCCAATGGATGAACAGACACGCCGTGAATGTCGCCATGGGGTTAAAAGCGCCCGCAGTTAATTACCAGCGCACCGGTAAACAGGAATACCTGCAGCACCTCCGTACAGGCTGGCAGGACCTGATGACTATTCACGGTCTGCCCATGGGTATCTTTTCCGGAGATGAAGATCTCAATGGAAATGATCCTACTCAGGGAGTAGAGCTATGCGCCATCGTTGAAGCCATGTATTCCCTGGAAAATATCAGTGCAATCACAGGAGATGTGTTCTATATGGATGCACTTGAAAAGATGGCCTTTAATGCCTTGCCTACCCAGACGACGGACGACTACAACGAGAAACAGTATTTCCAGGTCGCTAATCAGTTGCAGATCAGCAAAGGGGTATTCAACTTCTCATTGCCTTTCGATCGCGAAATGTGCAACGTATTAGGCGCCCGCAGCGGTTATACCTGTTGCCTGGCCAATATGCACCAGGGCTGGACCAAATACACTTCTCACCTCTGGTATCAGACCTCCGGTAAAGGTGTGGCAGCACTGGAATATGGTCCCTGTGTCATGACAGCAGAAGTAGGAAAGAAGCATAGAGATGTAACCATCACAGAAGTCACCGATTATCCTTTTAATGAAGAAATCCGGTTTCAGATCGCTATAAAGAAAGAAACGGAGTTCCCGTTACAGCTGCGTATACCTGCCTGGTGTAATGAAGCCGTGATCTTACTCAATGGCCAGCCTTTACGAAAAGACAAAGGAGGCCAGATCATCACTATCGAACGTGAATGGCAGGATAAAGACGAACTGACGTTGCAATTGCCCATGACCATTACAACCGGTACCTGGGGACGTAACGCCAGTGCAGTGGAAAGAGGTCCGCTGGTATATGCCTTAAAACTGGAAGAACGCTGGGTAAAAGACGCCGATCCGACAGAAGGGGCTTACTATAGTGTATATCCTACCGGCGACTGGAACTTTGCATTGCGCCGCAATGATATCCGCCATGCTGCTGACAGCATGAAAGTGACAAAACAGCGTCCGCTGGATTCCAGTTTCGTATGGAACCTTAAACATGCGCCACTGGAAATAACCGCAAAGGCCAAAAAGATCCCATCCTGGCAGGTAATGAACGGAGTAGCTTATCAGCCTCCAACCGACAGGGAAGGGTTCTATAAAGGGAAGGTAGATACCGTTATGCACAACATCACATTAGTGCCCTATGGTTTTACGAAAGTGAGAGTTGTTGCATTCCCTGTTGTACCATAATTTAAAATAACTGACATTGAGAATTATTCTGACCGCAGCGTTCTTGCTGATTACCAGTATTGTAAGCGCACAGTATAACGCCTGGAAAGGCAGCTGGATCACCAATACGGAAGATACCACCGCTACAAAGGCGCCTTATTTAAGAAAGACATTTACACTGGATAAGAAGGTAGTCAGCGCGACTGCCTACGTAGCCGGCGTGGGGTATCATATTGTATTTGTAAATGGTAAGCCTGTTACAGATGCTGTATTGGAACAGGCATATACCCGCTATGATAAACGCCTGTTATACAAGGTGTATGATGTAACAGCCTTATTATCCCGCAAAGGTACACAGAGCATCGCGGCCGAATTAGGTAATGGATGGTATAATATCCAGTCGCACGCCGTATGGGGATTCCAGAATGCACCATGGAGGAAAACGCCACGCCTCTTACTGGATCTCGTGATCCGGTATGATGATGGAACGACGGAAACAATCGCTACGGATAATAGCTGGAAATGTGCAACCGGTCCCAGCCAGTTTAACTGTTTATATTCCGGTGAGATCTATGATGCCCGTCAGGAAGTAGCCGGCTGGAATCAGACAGCCTTTAATGATGCCGGCTGGAAACAGGTATTGCTGACATCTTCTCCCGGTGGTGCGTTACATGAGCAGATCATGCCTTCTATTAAAGTGATACGCCGTATCAAGCCTGTATCCATGAAGAACCTGGGTAATGGAAAATACCTGTTTGACATGGGACAGAACTTCGCCGGTGTGGCTACCTTGAACGTAAAAGGACAGGCCGGTACGAAGGTAACAATGTACTATGGAGAGGTGTTGAAAAACGGTGAACTGGATATGGTGCATAACACAGAGCATATGCGTAGTATGCCCGGTGAACTGCGTTTTCAGACCGATGTGTATTTCCTGAAAGGCGGTGCCCGTGAAGTGTTTACCCCACGTTTTGTATACCACGGATTTCAGTATGTGCAGATAGAAACAGACCAGCCGCTTGAGCTGAATGTACATTCACTGGAAGGACTTTTCTACAGTACTGCGTTTGAAGAAGCAGGGCATTTTACAAGCTCTGATCCCATGATCAATAAACTGTACGAAGCAGCCCGTCAGTCTTATCGCAGTAACTTCCTCAGTATCCCTACGGATTGTCCGCAGCGTGAAAAGAATGGCTGGACGGCCGATGCACATATTTCTACAGAGATCGGTCTCTGGAATTATCAGACGACAGAAGGCTATCGCAAATGGTTGCATGATGTACGCGACGCCCAGTTGCCAAGCGGCGCTATGCCCGGTATTGCTCCTTCTAACGGATGGGGATATGACCGCCCCGGTAATGAAGAGTTTACATTCGGTCCTGCCTGGGGCAGTGCCTTAGGTTTTGTTACCTGGTATATGTATCTCTATCATAATGACACTGCACTGGTAAGAGAGCATTACGATGCCTTTAAAAAGTATACGGATGCTGTAGCAAAAGGAGCGGAAGGTTACCTGTTCAAACATGGACTGGATGACTGGATGTCTTTAGTGAAAACACCCATGCCGCTGACTTCTACTGCTTATTTTTATACTGATGCAGAACTTGTCGCAAAGATGGCGCGTGTCTTAGGTAATAAGGCTGACGAACAAACGTACAGCAGATTAGCCGACAGCATCCGTGCTGCCTTTAACCGCACCTATTTTGATGCAAATACCGGTGTGTACAAAGACAGTACTATGACCGCATTAAGTGCTGCTGTATTCCACGGACTGGCTTCTCCGGAAGCAGCAGCAAAGACAGCTGCACAGTTATCTTCAAAAGTACAGCGTAGTAACTACCATGCGGATTTTGGAGTGATGGGTACCAAATATGTTTTACCTACCCTGAGTGATTACGGTTATGCAGATGTGGCATTCAGAATGCTGACTGATACCGGTTACGCCGGTTGGGCACATTGGATTGCCAACGGTGCAACTACTTTGTTTGAAGACTG contains the following coding sequences:
- a CDS encoding S41 family peptidase, with protein sequence MYRKPLTALTLSLLLIACKKDDVVKPEAPTGPVTRQEINTWILDSMRYFYLWNNGLPALADSQPAAAAFFAGLKDKTDRFSVIYQQDDPSSLPKSMLYSFGITFNVISYPAAPGGAIGVTGLVVPGSGAAILGIKRGDFFTAINGTTLTIANAASLSEEILNSGNAVLGMATINGNTVQKGADIPLTARTIREQPIYKQSIRHINGKTLAYLFYNAFDDYYNANVLSAFKQFKDAGATELILDLRYNAGGSVAGAALLNALIAPGINENSVFAKYSGNNNMGQRTVSYKSALSVPESGGPLAFSGLSSGRLSLQRVFILTGPQTASAAELTINTLKSYMQVVQIGLGTLGKDKAAVIITDMRSPQRIPYTMLPLTYNLANAKGEGGYVNGITPDYRIDELSVLPLSPVGDPGDPLIAKAVSIISGGGREGGYPKTVVQRYFDAQATVADKNMLKIPTAIR
- a CDS encoding RNA polymerase sigma-70 factor → MSDNPSRILFGQLFEANREKVYRFAFKLTDDRQRAEEVTQQCFIKLWENIHKVHKDQDVFPLLFVFVKHIVIDETRKLYRERKSLSQLSSNQVSSDRGDEDTLMRKEFTEQVHKLIEQMPEQRRNIYLLSRDKGKSHKEIADQLSLSPTTVRNHLNLALQYIRREMMAHYDM
- a CDS encoding DUF4254 domain-containing protein, yielding MSTELYNKIFDQCIADYHVHNSVHHPIHNPYGKSAFEYLLYLKNWIDTVQWHLEDIIRDPLIDPARALEIKRWIDRSNQERTDVVEYIDSYFLDQYKNITPGAGATMNTESPAWAIDRLSILALKIYHMREEATRPDATPEHRDTCQRKLDILLEQRQDLGGAITQLLEDIAAGKKYMKVYKQMKMYNDPTLNPVLYKGK
- a CDS encoding glycosyltransferase family 9 protein, producing the protein MPEKLRTILAIRFSAMGDVAMTIPVMQQVLEQNPGTQIIFVSNRNWGALCAGIPRLTFFPADLKGTHKGFKGLYRLFREISKAHKIDAVADLHHVLRSQIVRSFFRLSGRKVAAIDKGRAEKKALARPEEKVLIPLTSTIERYATVFRQLGLPVTIYPKQPVFGRQELTAAIQEVTGPKNGDKWIGLAPFATYKEKTYPLAKMEEVLAALVKKKQTKVLLMGGGAAEVTQLTTLAVKYPEAIIVAGRFRLPEEMATISNMDTMISMDSANMHLASLFGVPVVSVWGATHPFAGFMGFGQTEDNAVQLESLSCRPCSIFGNKPCFRGDHACMEWIPPAAITEKVTKVVGES
- a CDS encoding acyl-CoA thioesterase, with amino-acid sequence MNFYTRKWVKPEDLNAHGTLFGGSLLRWIDEEAAIYSIIQLGTNRCVTKYMSEINFVSSAKQGDIVELGIKATHFGRTSLTLACQVRNKITQKVILTVDKMVFVSVDENGTPWPHGRTKITYTDERLREDE
- a CDS encoding class I SAM-dependent methyltransferase, coding for MRYLLYFIYVGWHWGIDLAIFIIRHEIRGEKKYGIRTIGTESLATEVSAEDRKHVAMYEPVNYYTATWLLDHVQATDLSTTLLDVGCGRGRVLAMGAAYGFRALAGIDFSPRLYQASIRMRDTLYDRYKNIQINIACEDAREYTIPEHVGVIFMFNPFDETIMEAFIGKVKESLQRRQRPLKILYANPQCKQLWLDAGFQETDSFVKMEILKGCILVNTLS
- a CDS encoding TerC family protein — translated: MENIFSAEGLFTIDSLISLLTLSVLEIVLGIDNIVFISILAGKLPAEKQKKARRLGLTLAMFVRILLLLSISWIMSLTTPLFNAGEWIGIHSEKWLEATAISGRDLILLIGGLFLIYKSTAEIHEKLEGGEHSSGPVKPASFTRTIIQILLLDIVFSLDSVITAVGMADHIQIMIVAVIIAVGVMVVAAEGISNFVNKHPTVKMLALSFLLLIGVSLIAESFEQHIPKGYIYFAMAFSVFIEMLNLKMKSKSTKPVQLHQPRLKDSDQ
- a CDS encoding SDR family oxidoreductase gives rise to the protein MNILLTGANGYIGQRLIPVLLEQGHHITCCVRDKDRFNQQHNYPVDVIEIDFLQPQAATFPRDIDVAYYLVHSMSSGGQFEEKEADSARTFVRLISATNCQQVIYLTGIVNQQELSRHLSSRLMVENILKEGPVPLTALRAGIIVGSGSASFEIIRDLVEKLPVMVTPRWLNTRCQPIGIRDVIFFLCGVLGKKDTYHANYDIAGPEVLTYKQLLLQYAAVRKLKRYILTLPVMTPRLSSYWLYFITSTSYKLAVNLVDSMKVDVTARPNQLAADLGIHLLTYEQAVELAFGKIEQNLVTSSWKDSFSSANTPQTWMDNIEVPSFGCLKDEQQITIEQDDTLVLNNIWRIGGNNGWYYANTLWRIRGFLDKLAGGVGLRRGRRDPIDIHAGDALDFWRVLVADKKQRRLLLFAEMKLPGEAWLEFQITEKDNQSILRQTATFRPRGLWGRLYWFTMLPFHYFIFGGMIRRLSNGILGKTKKM
- a CDS encoding HAD family hydrolase, giving the protein MSIKVIAFDADDTLWINEPYFRETEAEFCQLMESYLPQHTVARELLQTEIKNLSLYGYGIKGFMLSMIETALTVSNKTIDISAVEKIIEYGKALLARPVEILEGVPEVLSALKDHYRLVVATKGDLLDQERKLRNSGVLHYFHHVEVMSDKQEGDYRKLLKHLDITPDQFLMIGNSLKSDVLPVLGIGGSAIHIPYHITWEHEHVDVHIDNPNFRQVGNIADVLPLLYAPSL